In the genome of Streptomyces sp. NBC_00190, one region contains:
- a CDS encoding serine/threonine-protein kinase has protein sequence MARKIGSRYTAHQILGRGSAGTVWLGEGPDGPVAVKLLREDLASDQELVGRFVQERSALLGLEHPHVVSVRDLVVDGNDLALVMDLVRGTDLRTRLDRERRLAPEAAVAIVADVADALAAAHAAGVVHRDVKPENVLLDMQGPLGPGGSHPALLTDFGVAKLIDTPRRASAGRASAPTTRIIGTPDYLAPEIVEGLPPRAAVDIYALATVLYELLAGFTPFGGGHPGAVLRRHVTETVVPLPGIPDELWQLIVQCLAKAPASRLRASELSVRLRDLLPLLAGMPPLDVDEPDDAEPEPGPSEEPAADPVRRRGVVPLVPGSATDSNRDTHTSMRVPGPDELAGGALGTARVPRPAGGHRPGSARHRAEAARKRRLALSAAAALLAAAVGLGTWLAVSGDDEPVSRQDTKQSGPKKP, from the coding sequence GTGGCACGGAAGATCGGCAGCCGGTACACCGCGCACCAGATCCTGGGGCGCGGCAGCGCGGGCACGGTGTGGCTGGGCGAGGGGCCTGACGGCCCCGTCGCCGTCAAACTCCTGCGCGAGGACCTCGCGTCCGACCAGGAGCTGGTCGGACGCTTCGTCCAGGAGCGCAGCGCGCTGCTCGGCCTGGAGCATCCGCACGTCGTGTCCGTCCGCGACCTCGTCGTCGACGGCAACGACCTCGCCCTCGTCATGGACCTCGTCCGCGGTACGGACCTGCGCACGCGCCTCGACCGCGAGCGCCGGCTCGCCCCCGAGGCGGCCGTGGCGATCGTCGCGGACGTCGCGGACGCGCTGGCGGCCGCGCACGCGGCCGGGGTCGTCCACCGGGACGTCAAGCCCGAGAACGTCCTGCTGGACATGCAGGGCCCGCTCGGCCCGGGCGGCTCGCACCCGGCGCTGCTGACCGACTTCGGCGTGGCCAAGCTGATCGACACCCCGCGCCGCGCCTCCGCGGGCCGGGCCTCGGCCCCGACCACCCGGATCATCGGCACTCCGGACTATCTGGCGCCGGAGATCGTCGAGGGCCTGCCCCCGCGCGCGGCCGTGGACATATACGCGCTGGCCACCGTCCTGTACGAGCTGCTGGCCGGCTTCACCCCCTTCGGCGGGGGCCACCCGGGCGCGGTGCTGCGCCGGCACGTGACGGAGACCGTCGTCCCGCTGCCGGGGATCCCCGACGAGCTGTGGCAGCTGATCGTGCAGTGCCTGGCCAAGGCGCCCGCGTCGCGGCTGCGCGCCTCGGAGCTCTCCGTGCGCCTCCGGGACCTGCTGCCGCTGCTGGCCGGGATGCCGCCGCTGGACGTGGACGAGCCGGACGACGCGGAGCCGGAGCCCGGCCCCTCGGAGGAGCCTGCCGCCGATCCGGTACGCCGCCGGGGCGTGGTCCCGCTGGTGCCGGGCTCCGCGACGGACTCCAACCGGGACACCCACACCTCGATGCGGGTGCCGGGGCCGGACGAGCTGGCGGGCGGCGCGCTGGGCACCGCGCGGGTGCCCAGGCCGGCCGGCGGCCACCGACCGGGCTCCGCGCGGCACCGGGCCGAGGCCGCCCGCAAGCGGCGCCTCGCCCTGTCGGCCGCGGCCGCCCTGCTGGCCGCGGCGGTCGGGCTCGGGACCTGGCTCGCCGTCTCGGGCGACGACGAGCCGGTCTCCCGGCAGGACACCAAGCAGTCGGGCCCGAAGAAGCCGTAG
- a CDS encoding serine/threonine-protein kinase, which translates to MRPVGSKYLLEEPLGRGATGTVWRARQRETAGAEAAVAGQPGETVAIKVLKEELAQDADIVMRFLRERSVLLRLTHPNIVRTRDLVVEGDLLALVMDLIDGPDLHKYLRQNGPFTPVAASLLTAQIADALAASHADGVVHRDLKPANVLLDERGGQMKPMLTDFGIARLADSPGLTRTHEFVGTPAYVAPESAEGRPQTSAVDIYGAGILLYELLTGRPPFAGGTALEVLHRHLSEDPQRPSTVPEPLWTVIERCLRKEPTERPSAESLARGLRVVASGIGVHSTAAEVEAALGVGALLAPDPSPAPVPEAPGAADATQVLPSGAGAMPAGAYDPNAMTSVMPPVGAADATSVMPPVQRPDQPHPWESQMRAARDRNEQTQVHYLDPSEDPLRRRPQRQAPPPPQHQPQQQYQQGPPQQQYQQPPQQQYAPPPPQHYQPQQQRQPQQYQQPQQPQYRQPQPQQPPQQQPPQSPPPRQQPPQAPREPREPRRRSANPVRIPGLGCLKGCLVMILLLFVGGWLIWELTPLQEWVGTGKGWWDQVWSWGTGIVDWVSAIGDATGSTGPSAP; encoded by the coding sequence GTGCGGCCAGTCGGCAGCAAATACCTGCTCGAGGAGCCGCTCGGGCGCGGCGCCACGGGCACTGTCTGGCGTGCTCGCCAGCGTGAGACCGCGGGCGCCGAGGCGGCCGTCGCCGGACAGCCCGGCGAGACGGTGGCCATCAAGGTCCTCAAGGAGGAGCTGGCCCAGGACGCGGACATCGTCATGCGCTTCCTGCGCGAGCGCTCCGTCCTGCTGCGCCTGACGCACCCCAACATCGTGCGCACCCGCGACCTCGTCGTCGAGGGCGATCTGCTCGCGCTCGTCATGGACCTGATCGACGGCCCGGACCTGCACAAGTACCTCCGCCAGAACGGCCCCTTCACCCCCGTCGCGGCGAGCCTGCTGACCGCCCAGATCGCGGACGCGCTCGCGGCCAGCCACGCCGACGGCGTGGTCCACCGCGACCTGAAGCCCGCCAACGTGCTCCTCGACGAGCGCGGCGGGCAGATGAAGCCGATGCTCACCGACTTCGGCATCGCCCGCCTCGCGGACTCCCCGGGTCTGACCCGCACGCACGAGTTCGTCGGCACCCCGGCCTACGTCGCCCCCGAGTCCGCGGAGGGCCGCCCGCAGACCTCCGCCGTCGACATCTACGGCGCCGGCATCCTGCTCTACGAGCTCCTCACCGGCCGTCCGCCGTTCGCGGGCGGCACGGCGCTCGAAGTGCTGCACCGCCACCTGAGCGAGGATCCGCAGCGCCCCTCGACGGTCCCCGAGCCGCTGTGGACCGTCATCGAGCGATGCCTGCGCAAGGAGCCGACCGAGCGCCCCAGCGCCGAGAGCCTGGCCCGCGGGCTGCGCGTGGTCGCCTCCGGCATCGGCGTGCACTCCACGGCCGCCGAGGTGGAGGCCGCGCTCGGCGTCGGTGCGCTGCTCGCGCCCGACCCCTCGCCGGCGCCGGTCCCCGAGGCCCCGGGCGCCGCGGACGCCACCCAGGTGCTGCCCAGCGGCGCCGGGGCGATGCCGGCCGGGGCCTACGACCCGAACGCGATGACCAGCGTCATGCCGCCGGTCGGCGCGGCCGACGCCACCTCCGTCATGCCGCCGGTGCAGCGGCCGGACCAGCCGCACCCGTGGGAGTCGCAGATGCGCGCCGCCCGCGACCGCAACGAGCAGACGCAGGTCCACTACCTCGACCCGAGCGAGGACCCGCTGCGGCGCCGCCCCCAGCGGCAGGCGCCTCCGCCGCCGCAGCACCAGCCGCAGCAGCAGTACCAGCAGGGCCCGCCGCAGCAGCAGTACCAGCAGCCGCCGCAGCAGCAGTACGCGCCGCCGCCCCCGCAGCACTACCAGCCGCAGCAGCAGCGCCAGCCTCAGCAGTACCAGCAGCCGCAGCAGCCCCAGTACCGCCAGCCGCAGCCCCAGCAGCCGCCGCAGCAGCAGCCCCCGCAGAGCCCGCCGCCCCGGCAGCAGCCTCCGCAGGCCCCGCGTGAGCCGCGAGAGCCGCGCCGCCGCAGCGCCAACCCGGTGCGGATCCCCGGCCTCGGCTGCCTGAAGGGCTGCCTGGTCATGATCCTGCTGCTGTTCGTCGGCGGCTGGCTGATCTGGGAGCTGACCCCGCTCCAGGAATGGGTCGGCACCGGCAAGGGATGGTGGGACCAGGTGTGGAGCTGGGGCACCGGCATCGTCGACTGGGTCAGCGCCATCGGGGACGCGACGGGCTCCACGGGACCCTCCGCGCCCTGA
- a CDS encoding FHA domain-containing protein, giving the protein MQIRLTVLGSRSGHQPATAPVSCDVLVTAPAGTVLAAVASGLAATVGGPDTGGTVVLYAGAERLDLQRRVLGEPPLVDGAVVALHGPVPDVLPEESLGAPQLHVVAGPDAGGVHLLHSGQIRVGRSADADVPLDDPDVSRLHCAVTVMRDGRVAVADLDSTNGTTLDGSPVGPQPVALPPGALLRVGESTLRLAPASADGAAALPVVPDLEGHLSLPGRAASAEPLPAGAAAGPQAAESPAPDPLPGARPASGTSGTSGTSGTEHAGAPAPGPGPYGAPGPDLGSAAGPAPAGRRKGLGAWARKWVRGEEVPEPEAAPETASAAPDPDDPAALLLAALGPTERLWSRRPGHPRVLEVGLGAGSRVPLRTAGALGIAGPRARLAGVARCVIAQLAGLHAPGQLEIVLVSTDRARPLAERRRDWGWLGWLPHVRPAHGQDCRLLLAYDRDQAAARTGELTRRLDDGPLGAHWAAADAEQVRQAADAYEGPYTLVVLDGDPGAGPLRDITGRLASHGPAAGIHVLALAEAPAATPASPVADTYEAACASIPAFRDCGAVALLSGDVATAVRTFAVSGGRPVPSGDTATADAVSAAWAERFARALAPLRGDSGTVEPYRPAAATLPATARLLDELGLARATPASLMARWAAATEQGQAVGGLAEIVLGSGRQGVVGAELVHDGPHLLVEGPAGSGRTELLRSVAASLSAAARPDRLGLVLLDGAGGERGDGLQPCTELPHVSAHLVASDPLRMREFAQALGAELKRRDELLDGMAFAEWHARREVSDRMVSPRQPTPGELRGDLDSQRTGTLRLRASAIRTDPAVPSPLPRLVVLVDDFDALVAPGLGATGRPAAGSVVRVLEAVAREGARLGVHLVATSARPDRTADTGLARLTTLRVELDAPDQPGPGRGLLRYADGRTVPFQAGRVTGRIPRTATLRPTVVPVEWDRMGDPPARRPVRELGNGPTDLALLASALDRASHLVSAIPVLFPAAP; this is encoded by the coding sequence ATGCAGATCCGGCTGACCGTCCTCGGGTCGCGCAGCGGCCACCAGCCCGCGACCGCCCCGGTGAGCTGTGACGTGCTCGTCACCGCACCCGCCGGCACCGTGCTGGCCGCGGTCGCCTCGGGGCTCGCGGCGACCGTCGGCGGGCCGGACACCGGGGGCACGGTCGTGCTCTACGCCGGCGCCGAGCGGCTCGACCTGCAGCGGCGCGTGCTGGGCGAACCGCCGCTGGTGGACGGGGCGGTGGTGGCGCTGCACGGCCCGGTGCCGGACGTCCTGCCGGAGGAGAGCCTCGGCGCGCCCCAGCTGCACGTGGTGGCCGGGCCCGACGCGGGCGGGGTGCACCTGCTGCACAGCGGGCAGATCCGGGTGGGCCGCTCCGCCGACGCCGATGTCCCGCTGGACGACCCGGACGTCTCCCGGCTGCACTGCGCGGTCACGGTGATGCGGGACGGCCGCGTGGCCGTGGCCGACCTGGACTCGACGAACGGCACCACCCTCGACGGTTCCCCGGTGGGGCCGCAGCCGGTGGCCCTGCCGCCGGGGGCGCTGCTGCGGGTGGGCGAGTCCACTCTGCGGCTGGCGCCCGCGAGTGCGGACGGCGCCGCCGCCCTGCCGGTGGTACCGGACCTGGAGGGCCACCTCTCGCTCCCCGGCCGCGCCGCGTCCGCGGAGCCCCTCCCCGCGGGCGCCGCCGCCGGACCTCAGGCCGCCGAGAGCCCCGCCCCCGACCCCCTGCCGGGTGCGCGCCCCGCGTCCGGCACCTCCGGTACGTCCGGCACCTCCGGTACGGAGCACGCGGGCGCCCCCGCCCCGGGCCCGGGCCCGTACGGCGCCCCCGGCCCGGATCTGGGCTCCGCCGCCGGCCCCGCGCCGGCAGGCCGCCGCAAGGGGCTCGGGGCCTGGGCCCGGAAGTGGGTGCGGGGAGAGGAGGTCCCCGAGCCCGAGGCCGCGCCGGAGACCGCCTCGGCCGCGCCCGACCCCGACGACCCCGCCGCACTGCTGCTGGCCGCGCTGGGGCCCACCGAACGGTTGTGGTCGCGGCGCCCGGGGCACCCCAGGGTCCTGGAGGTGGGCCTCGGCGCCGGGAGCCGGGTGCCACTGCGTACGGCCGGCGCGCTCGGCATCGCCGGTCCGCGGGCCAGGCTGGCCGGGGTCGCCCGCTGCGTGATCGCCCAGCTCGCGGGCCTGCACGCGCCCGGACAGCTGGAGATCGTGCTCGTCTCCACCGACCGGGCGCGCCCGCTCGCCGAGCGCCGCCGCGACTGGGGCTGGCTCGGCTGGCTGCCCCACGTACGGCCCGCGCACGGCCAGGACTGCCGCCTGCTCCTCGCGTACGACCGCGACCAGGCCGCCGCCCGTACCGGTGAGCTGACCCGGCGCCTCGACGACGGTCCGCTCGGCGCGCACTGGGCCGCCGCCGATGCCGAGCAGGTACGGCAGGCCGCCGACGCCTACGAAGGCCCGTACACGCTCGTCGTCCTCGACGGCGACCCCGGCGCCGGCCCGCTGCGCGACATCACCGGGCGGCTCGCCTCGCACGGCCCGGCCGCCGGGATCCACGTGCTGGCGCTGGCCGAGGCTCCGGCGGCGACGCCCGCCTCCCCGGTCGCCGATACGTACGAGGCCGCCTGCGCGAGCATCCCGGCCTTCCGGGACTGCGGCGCGGTCGCCCTGCTCAGCGGCGATGTGGCCACGGCCGTACGGACCTTCGCGGTCAGCGGCGGCCGGCCGGTCCCGAGCGGCGACACCGCCACCGCCGACGCCGTTTCCGCGGCCTGGGCCGAGCGCTTCGCCCGGGCGCTGGCGCCGCTCCGCGGCGACAGCGGGACGGTCGAGCCGTACCGGCCCGCCGCCGCCACCCTGCCGGCCACCGCGCGGCTGCTGGACGAGCTGGGGCTGGCCCGGGCCACCCCGGCCTCGCTGATGGCCCGTTGGGCCGCCGCCACCGAGCAGGGGCAGGCAGTGGGCGGCCTGGCCGAGATCGTGCTGGGCAGCGGGCGCCAGGGCGTCGTCGGCGCCGAGCTGGTCCACGACGGCCCGCACCTGCTCGTCGAAGGGCCCGCCGGAAGCGGGCGGACCGAGCTGCTGCGGTCCGTGGCAGCGTCCCTGTCGGCGGCCGCCCGGCCCGACCGGCTGGGGCTGGTCCTCCTCGACGGGGCGGGCGGCGAGCGCGGCGACGGACTGCAGCCCTGCACCGAACTGCCGCACGTCTCGGCCCATCTGGTGGCCTCCGATCCGCTGCGGATGCGGGAGTTCGCCCAGGCGCTGGGAGCGGAGCTCAAGCGCCGCGACGAGCTACTGGACGGGATGGCGTTCGCCGAGTGGCACGCACGCCGTGAGGTCTCCGACCGGATGGTCTCGCCGCGCCAGCCCACCCCCGGTGAGCTGCGCGGCGACCTGGACAGCCAGCGCACGGGCACGCTCCGGCTGCGCGCCTCGGCCATCCGTACCGATCCCGCGGTGCCGAGCCCGCTGCCCCGCCTGGTCGTACTGGTCGACGACTTCGACGCGCTGGTCGCGCCGGGGCTCGGCGCCACGGGCCGCCCCGCCGCCGGTTCGGTGGTCCGGGTCCTGGAGGCGGTGGCCCGCGAGGGCGCCAGGCTCGGCGTGCACCTGGTGGCCACCAGCGCCCGCCCGGACCGTACGGCCGACACCGGGCTGGCCCGGCTGACGACCCTGCGCGTGGAACTCGACGCCCCCGACCAGCCGGGCCCCGGCCGCGGCCTGCTCCGGTACGCCGACGGCCGGACGGTCCCGTTCCAGGCGGGCCGGGTCACCGGCCGGATCCCCCGCACGGCCACCCTGCGGCCGACCGTGGTCCCGGTGGAGTGGGATCGTATGGGTGATCCGCCGGCCCGTCGCCCGGTGCGTGAACTGGGCAACGGACCGACCGACCTCGCGCTGCTGGCCAGTGCCCTGGACCGGGCCTCGCACCTGGTCTCGGCGATACCCGTGCTGTTCCCGGCGGCCCCCTGA
- a CDS encoding ABC transporter substrate-binding protein, translating to MRKHGTSRTTYRWAALAAAGALALTACGGDPDSKADPPQAGTTAGPTVELPQLKGEKLSVAAVWTGPEQENFTKVLKEFEKRTGASVTFVPAQDPIVTFLGSKIAGGAPPDVALLPQVGALVSAVQNKWAQPVGPEAQAQLDKNYSPGWKALGAVDGVQYGVYYKAANKSLIWYNAKAFEAAGVKPPKTWKELISAADTLSASGTPAVSVAGADGWTLTDWFENVYLSQAGPQKYDQLAKHQIKWTDDSVKQALTTLGELFGRKDFLAGGPSGALATEFPKSVTQTFTGGDRPAAAMVFEGDFVAVNIAQTDAKVGKDALVFPFPAVGGKAPVVSGGDVAVALKPTKGAQALLTFLASPDAAEIQAREGGFLSPNKGVDPAAYPNDIQRGIAKSLIAAGDDFRFDMSDQAPAAFGGTPGAGEWKALQDFLANPSDVAGTQARLEADAAKAYGN from the coding sequence ATGCGCAAGCACGGAACGAGCCGTACGACGTATCGCTGGGCAGCCCTGGCCGCGGCCGGAGCGCTCGCGCTCACCGCGTGCGGGGGCGACCCGGACTCGAAGGCGGATCCGCCGCAGGCCGGGACCACGGCCGGGCCCACGGTGGAATTACCGCAGCTGAAGGGTGAGAAGCTCTCGGTCGCCGCCGTCTGGACGGGCCCGGAGCAGGAGAACTTCACCAAGGTCCTGAAGGAGTTCGAGAAGCGGACGGGCGCCTCCGTCACCTTCGTCCCGGCCCAGGACCCGATCGTCACCTTCCTCGGCTCGAAGATCGCGGGCGGCGCCCCGCCGGACGTCGCGCTGCTCCCGCAGGTCGGGGCGCTGGTCTCGGCGGTCCAGAACAAGTGGGCGCAGCCGGTCGGCCCGGAGGCCCAGGCGCAGCTCGACAAGAACTACTCACCGGGCTGGAAGGCGCTCGGCGCCGTCGACGGCGTCCAGTACGGCGTGTACTACAAGGCCGCCAACAAGTCGTTGATCTGGTACAACGCGAAGGCCTTCGAGGCGGCGGGCGTCAAGCCCCCGAAGACCTGGAAGGAACTGATCAGCGCGGCCGACACGCTCTCCGCCTCCGGTACGCCGGCGGTCTCGGTGGCCGGCGCGGACGGCTGGACGCTCACGGACTGGTTCGAGAACGTGTACCTGTCCCAGGCCGGTCCGCAGAAGTACGACCAGCTGGCCAAGCACCAGATCAAGTGGACGGACGACAGCGTCAAGCAGGCGCTGACCACGCTGGGCGAGCTGTTCGGCCGCAAGGACTTCCTGGCGGGCGGCCCGAGCGGGGCCCTGGCCACCGAGTTCCCGAAGTCGGTGACGCAGACCTTCACCGGCGGCGACCGCCCGGCGGCCGCGATGGTCTTCGAGGGCGACTTCGTGGCGGTGAACATCGCGCAGACCGACGCGAAGGTGGGCAAGGACGCCCTCGTCTTCCCCTTCCCGGCGGTCGGCGGCAAGGCGCCGGTGGTCTCGGGCGGTGACGTGGCGGTCGCGCTGAAGCCGACGAAGGGCGCGCAGGCGCTGCTGACGTTCCTGGCGTCGCCGGACGCGGCGGAGATCCAGGCCCGCGAGGGCGGTTTCCTCTCCCCGAACAAGGGGGTCGATCCGGCCGCCTACCCCAACGACATCCAGCGGGGCATCGCGAAGTCACTGATCGCGGCGGGCGACGACTTCCGCTTCGACATGTCGGACCAGGCTCCGGCGGCCTTCGGCGGGACCCCGGGCGCCGGTGAGTGGAAGGCGCTCCAGGACTTCCTGGCGAACCCGTCGGACGTGGCGGGCACCCAGGCCAGACTGGAGGCGGACGCGGCCAAGGCCTACGGGAACTGA
- a CDS encoding carbohydrate ABC transporter permease, with translation MRNTARDAEARRRRLVAAAFLLPALVLLGALVVHPIGYSVYRSFFDRSGSAFVGGDNYREIVHDPTIRTALKNTALWVVLAPTTATALGLIFAVLTERVRWGTAFKLLVFMPMAISMLAAGIIFRLVYDHDPDRGVANAIWVGVHDTFAESSAFPKARPGRDSPLTDAGAGAFVTRDPVRAGTPVLLPLVGVAPEALPEGTRTAKAAPAEPGKVTGTTWQDFTRGGGGRTNAVDPTEQAFAGMRIEAVKDGKVVDTATTRADGTFTLSAKADGALLRLPAVNFQEAYGGVEWLGPALVTPAIIGAYVWMWAGFAMVLIGAGLASVPRELLEAARVDGANEWQVFRRITVPLLGPVLVVVLVTLVINVMKIFDLVFVIAPGAVQDDANVLALQLYRTSFGTDADPGLGSAIAVLLLVLVVPVMLVNIRRLRKEGAR, from the coding sequence GTGAGGAACACCGCCCGCGACGCCGAGGCCAGGCGCCGCCGCCTGGTCGCGGCGGCGTTCCTCCTGCCGGCTCTCGTCCTGCTCGGGGCGCTGGTCGTGCACCCGATCGGCTACTCGGTCTACCGCAGCTTCTTCGACCGCTCCGGGTCCGCCTTCGTCGGCGGCGACAACTACCGGGAGATCGTGCACGACCCCACGATCCGCACCGCGCTGAAGAACACGGCACTGTGGGTGGTGCTCGCCCCGACCACGGCGACCGCCCTCGGCCTGATCTTCGCGGTGCTCACCGAACGGGTGCGCTGGGGGACGGCGTTCAAGCTGCTGGTGTTCATGCCGATGGCGATCTCGATGCTGGCGGCGGGCATCATCTTCCGTCTCGTCTACGACCACGACCCCGACCGGGGCGTCGCGAACGCGATCTGGGTCGGGGTCCACGACACCTTCGCGGAGTCCTCGGCCTTCCCCAAGGCCCGCCCGGGCCGGGACTCCCCGCTGACGGACGCCGGCGCAGGCGCCTTCGTGACCCGGGATCCCGTACGGGCGGGCACCCCGGTGCTGCTCCCGCTGGTCGGTGTGGCCCCGGAGGCGCTGCCCGAGGGGACCCGTACGGCCAAGGCGGCTCCCGCCGAGCCCGGCAAGGTCACCGGGACCACCTGGCAGGACTTCACCCGCGGCGGGGGCGGCCGTACGAACGCGGTCGACCCCACCGAGCAGGCCTTCGCCGGGATGCGGATCGAGGCGGTCAAGGACGGCAAGGTGGTCGATACGGCGACTACCCGCGCCGACGGCACCTTCACCCTGTCCGCGAAGGCCGACGGCGCGCTGCTGCGCCTGCCCGCGGTGAACTTCCAGGAGGCGTACGGGGGAGTCGAATGGCTCGGTCCGGCACTCGTCACCCCGGCGATCATCGGGGCGTACGTGTGGATGTGGGCCGGGTTCGCGATGGTGCTGATCGGGGCCGGGCTGGCCTCCGTACCGCGGGAGCTGCTGGAGGCGGCGCGCGTGGACGGGGCGAACGAGTGGCAGGTGTTCCGCCGGATCACCGTCCCGCTGCTGGGGCCCGTCCTGGTGGTCGTGCTCGTCACCCTCGTCATCAACGTCATGAAGATCTTCGACCTGGTCTTCGTGATCGCGCCGGGAGCGGTCCAGGACGACGCGAACGTGCTCGCGCTCCAGCTGTACCGGACCTCCTTCGGCACGGACGCCGATCCGGGCCTGGGCAGCGCGATCGCCGTCCTCCTGCTGGTGCTGGTGGTCCCGGTGATGCTGGTGAACATCCGTAGGCTGCGCAAGGAGGGGGCCCGATGA
- a CDS encoding carbohydrate ABC transporter permease, which produces MAAAIPTVVSPAAAAPAARRRAAGRTGLAKLAASGLVRVFLVAAALFWLLPTLGLLLSSFLSPTDLNKGGWWQVLTAPSRLTADNYERLLANDTITGSLLSTVAIAVPATLLVLVLGALAGYAFAWLEFPGRDWLFLVVVGLLVVPVQVALIPVSELFGAIGLFETTAGVVLFHTAFGLPFAVFLLRNFFAEIPRELLEAARLDGAGELRLFTRVVLPLGGPAIASLGIFQFLWVWNDMLVALVFADSAHPPVTVALQQQVRQFGNNIDVLAPGAFLSMVVPLVVFFAFQRQFVSGVMAGAIK; this is translated from the coding sequence ATGGCGGCGGCCATACCGACGGTGGTGTCACCGGCGGCGGCCGCGCCCGCGGCCCGCCGGCGGGCCGCGGGCCGGACCGGCTTGGCCAAACTCGCCGCGAGCGGCCTGGTGCGCGTCTTCCTGGTCGCGGCCGCGCTCTTCTGGCTGCTGCCCACCCTCGGCCTGCTCCTCTCCTCCTTCCTCTCCCCCACCGACCTCAACAAGGGCGGCTGGTGGCAGGTGCTGACCGCGCCGTCACGGCTGACGGCCGACAACTACGAGCGGCTGCTGGCCAACGACACGATCACCGGCTCGCTGCTGAGCACGGTCGCGATCGCCGTCCCGGCGACCCTGCTCGTCCTCGTACTGGGCGCGCTCGCCGGATACGCCTTCGCCTGGCTGGAGTTCCCCGGACGGGACTGGCTCTTCCTGGTCGTCGTCGGGCTGCTGGTCGTCCCCGTACAGGTGGCGCTGATCCCGGTCTCCGAACTCTTCGGCGCCATCGGGCTGTTCGAGACCACCGCGGGCGTGGTCCTGTTCCACACCGCCTTCGGGCTGCCCTTCGCCGTGTTCCTGCTGCGGAACTTCTTCGCGGAGATCCCGCGGGAGCTGCTGGAGGCGGCGCGCCTGGACGGCGCGGGCGAACTGCGGCTGTTCACACGGGTGGTGCTTCCGCTGGGCGGTCCGGCGATCGCCTCGCTCGGCATCTTCCAGTTCCTGTGGGTGTGGAACGACATGCTGGTCGCGCTCGTCTTCGCGGACTCGGCGCACCCGCCGGTCACGGTCGCGCTCCAGCAGCAGGTCCGGCAGTTCGGGAACAACATCGACGTGCTGGCGCCCGGCGCGTTCCTGTCGATGGTGGTGCCGCTCGTCGTCTTCTTCGCCTTCCAGCGGCAGTTCGTCTCGGGGGTGATGGCGGGCGCGATCAAGTGA